In a single window of the Campylobacter hyointestinalis subsp. lawsonii genome:
- a CDS encoding SCO family protein, with protein MKKLFYFAFFVFVVSGVYLLVSYNLKIAKYDFTAQSTDGEVSMKSFDGMYKIVYFGYVFCPDVCPTTLTLVSSVLDDIKAKDVKILFATLDLQRDDIKTCDEFAKYFYRDSSCIRLENGELDKVVNKYGAKYKIVDLNDSVMKYSVAHSSSIFLFDKKGRFVSEVTNLTYDNVKKEIQNLLINY; from the coding sequence ATGAAAAAGTTATTTTATTTTGCTTTTTTTGTTTTTGTAGTTTCTGGAGTTTATCTTTTAGTTAGCTATAATCTTAAGATCGCAAAGTATGACTTTACGGCTCAAAGTACAGATGGCGAAGTAAGTATGAAGAGCTTTGATGGAATGTATAAAATAGTCTATTTTGGATATGTCTTTTGCCCTGATGTTTGTCCTACAACTCTTACTTTGGTTTCTAGCGTACTTGATGATATAAAAGCAAAAGACGTAAAGATCTTGTTTGCTACTTTAGATCTACAAAGAGACGATATAAAAACATGCGATGAATTCGCAAAATATTTTTATAGGGACTCATCTTGTATAAGATTGGAAAATGGCGAACTAGATAAGGTTGTAAATAAATACGGCGCAAAATACAAAATAGTAGATCTTAATGATTCAGTTATGAAGTATTCAGTAGCGCATAGTTCTTCTATATTTTTATTTGATAAAAAGGGTAGATTTGTTTCAGAAGTCACGAATTTAACTTACGACAATGTTAAAAAAGAGATACAAAATTTACTGATAAATTATTAA
- a CDS encoding carbon-nitrogen hydrolase family protein: MAKICALQLGTLAMSDSRIDYYLKLAKEHGACVVVLGEYVLNSFFTELVKMPSSMLKEQSEHKRASLCNLAKKYDLTIVAPLIIHKNAKFYKVIAKFTQQSTKYEEQNILINYPHWNEANFFANQRQNGLNLMSFTCDKFKFGVIFGFEAHFDAVWQELAHKKVDCVIVPTACTLNSKERWNELLKMRAFTNNVYILRANRLGKAKFDEIQSEFYGNSQLISPHGDIVSSLDENEGMLVCELDKKVLNEAKNIWKFRETAAHIDK, from the coding sequence ATGGCTAAAATTTGCGCCTTACAGCTTGGCACTTTGGCGATGAGTGATTCTAGGATAGATTATTATTTAAAACTAGCAAAAGAGCATGGAGCTTGCGTGGTTGTGCTTGGAGAATACGTTTTAAATTCTTTTTTTACAGAACTAGTTAAAATGCCAAGCTCAATGCTAAAAGAACAAAGTGAGCATAAACGAGCTTCGCTTTGTAATTTGGCTAAAAAATACGACCTCACTATTGTAGCACCTCTAATCATACATAAAAACGCAAAGTTTTATAAAGTCATAGCTAAATTTACTCAGCAAAGCACAAAGTACGAAGAACAAAATATCCTTATAAATTATCCGCATTGGAATGAGGCAAACTTTTTTGCAAATCAAAGACAAAATGGACTAAATTTAATGAGCTTTACTTGTGATAAATTTAAATTTGGCGTAATCTTTGGTTTTGAAGCACATTTTGATGCTGTTTGGCAGGAGCTAGCACATAAAAAGGTTGATTGCGTTATAGTTCCTACTGCTTGTACTTTGAACTCAAAAGAGCGCTGGAATGAGCTTTTAAAAATGCGTGCTTTTACAAATAACGTTTATATTTTAAGAGCAAATAGACTAGGAAAAGCCAAATTTGATGAAATTCAATCCGAGTTCTATGGAAATTCTCAGCTCATATCTCCGCATGGCGATATCGTCAGTAGCCTTGATGAAAATGAGGGAATGCTTGTTTGCGAGCTAGATAAAAAAGTTTTAAACGAAGCTAAGAATATATGGAAATTTAGAGAAACTGCCGCTCATATCGATAAATAG
- the xseB gene encoding exodeoxyribonuclease VII small subunit: MQLETFEEKIEKLDDLLKKLNDEDINLADSVNLYKDGIKLVKEARQILESSKLIIKEVGEIDG; this comes from the coding sequence ATGCAATTAGAAACTTTTGAAGAGAAAATAGAAAAACTAGATGATTTGCTAAAAAAATTGAATGATGAAGATATAAATCTTGCTGATAGCGTAAATTTATACAAAGACGGCATAAAACTTGTAAAAGAAGCTAGGCAGATCTTAGAGAGCTCAAAGCTCATCATAAAAGAAGTCGGAGAAATAGATGGCTAA
- the metX gene encoding homoserine O-acetyltransferase MetX: protein MKISTHIAHFDEPLYLESGRILSEFDLAYETYGELNSDKSNVIVVCHALTGSHHAAGRYANESKAGWWDALIGDHKGIDTTKFFVICVNILGSSFGSTNPLSIEPSTNKEYRLRFPVLVISDVVKAQMKLFERLGIKQAHAIIGGSLGGMQALCFAIEFPNFAKNVIMLATTYATKPWAIAFNKIAIEGIVRDPEFKNGYYDKDDIAKNGLTGMALGRMAGHISFLSPYSMDDKFGRNYVETDGLYELLGRYEVDRYMEYNGHNFPKRFDPLSYLYITKMMNNFDCTRHYNTLEEAMSLIKAKVLLISFDGDILFPSILMKEMYDAFCNIGRKDQVKYICINSNYGHDAFLVEVDKIDMYIKKALECN, encoded by the coding sequence GTGAAAATTTCTACTCATATTGCTCACTTTGATGAACCGCTTTATTTAGAAAGTGGTCGAATTTTAAGCGAATTTGATCTCGCTTATGAAACATATGGTGAGTTAAATTCCGATAAATCAAACGTAATCGTGGTTTGCCACGCTCTTACAGGAAGTCACCACGCCGCAGGGCGTTATGCAAATGAGAGTAAAGCTGGCTGGTGGGACGCACTGATAGGCGACCATAAAGGCATAGATACAACCAAATTTTTTGTGATTTGCGTAAATATTTTAGGTAGTTCGTTTGGATCTACAAACCCACTTAGCATAGAGCCTAGCACAAATAAAGAATATAGGCTTAGATTTCCAGTACTTGTAATAAGCGACGTCGTAAAAGCTCAGATGAAACTTTTTGAGCGTCTTGGTATAAAACAAGCTCACGCCATTATCGGTGGAAGTCTAGGTGGTATGCAAGCTTTGTGCTTTGCTATAGAGTTTCCAAATTTTGCTAAAAATGTCATAATGCTAGCTACTACTTATGCCACAAAACCATGGGCTATCGCTTTTAATAAAATAGCTATAGAGGGCATAGTAAGAGATCCTGAGTTTAAAAACGGATATTATGATAAAGACGATATCGCTAAAAATGGACTTACTGGAATGGCACTTGGAAGAATGGCAGGTCATATAAGCTTTCTTTCTCCATACTCTATGGATGATAAATTTGGTAGAAATTATGTAGAAACAGACGGCCTTTACGAGCTTTTAGGAAGATATGAAGTTGATCGTTATATGGAATACAACGGGCATAATTTTCCAAAAAGATTTGATCCGCTTAGCTATTTGTATATAACTAAAATGATGAATAACTTTGATTGCACAAGGCATTATAATACTCTTGAAGAAGCGATGAGTCTCATAAAGGCAAAGGTTCTTTTGATCTCATTTGACGGAGATATTTTATTTCCTTCTATACTTATGAAAGAGATGTATGATGCATTTTGCAATATAGGAAGAAAAGATCAGGTAAAATATATCTGCATAAATAGCAACTATGGTCACGACGCGTTTTTGGTCGAAGTAGATAAGATAGATATGTATATAAAAAAGGCTTTAGAATGCAATTAG